In the genome of Neoarius graeffei isolate fNeoGra1 chromosome 27, fNeoGra1.pri, whole genome shotgun sequence, one region contains:
- the LOC132874767 gene encoding paraneoplastic antigen Ma1 homolog yields MDLSQAVEWSREENVELCHAILLSRVPLEATDDVVSRVLSTAKVLGRTRIRGRRGDKTGRHLYILVETFAELEQSSVPPEVGIVGEAGPWAVHVVSSLLPASPVPESDGFEAKLLSLLQQEGKSMGDVKAVLGTQPPKSDVSMDLVNAIGQLVDRCNQASVDVPGYRKLRLFSGLRPVPPGEEEYEAWMEQATQMITEWQCSDAAKRQRIVESLRGPAADIVRFLKVSSPSATATDYLTALDTTYGSTESGADLMTSFRHTFQEDGEKLSAFLYRLDKLLHRALLRGGIEAAGLNRARLEQLFKGALTTDIVALRVRLLHIFQAPPSFSQLMRNVREEEQWVSARESAKVSVASSTFRQVPVTAAVTLPHVPVTPLTSEVDSLRKEVKELTSLVTKLLTATTVAPENPQVSQFGVSHSTETTAPAVPTRAVSSNLPKSTASSSVPAIFCYKCGEDGHTKRECTRPENLRVVNQKLLKRVTQQGNFPGAQ; encoded by the coding sequence atggacCTTAGTCAGGCTGTTGAGTGGAGCCGTGAGGAGAATGTGGAGTTGTgtcatgccattttacttagcagAGTGCCATTGGAGGCCACTGATGATGTGGTTAGCCGTGTGCTCAGCACAGCCAAGGTTCTGGGTAGGACCCGGATACGTGGTCGCCGTGGCGACAAgactggtaggcatctgtacattTTAGTCGAGACTTTTGCTGAGTTGGAGCAGAGCTCTGTCCCTCCTGAAGTGGGAATTGTAGGTGAGGCAGGTCCATGGGCTGTTCATGTAGTGAGTAGTTTGCTGCCTGCTAGTCCTGTTCCTGAAAGTGATGGATTTGAAGCCAAGCTATTGTCATTATTACAGCAGGAAGGCAAGTCTATGGGTGATGTGAAGGCTGTTTTGGGCACGCAGCCTCCTAAATCTGATGTCAGCATGGATCTTGTGAATGCCATAGGCCAGCTCGTTGATCGCTGTAACCAGGCATCTGTTGATGTGCCTGGCTACAGAAAACTGAGGCTGTTCTCCGGTTTACGGCCCGTTCCCCCAGGCGAGGAAGAGTATGAGGCCTGGATGGAGCAGGCTACTCAGATGATTACTGAGTGGCAGTGCAGTGATGCTGCTAAGCGACAGCGCATTGTTGAGAGTTTGCGTGGGCCTGCTGCAGATATAGTAAGGTTCTTGAAAGTCAGTAGCCCATCTGCTACTGCTACTGATTACTTAACCGCTCTTGACACTACTTATGGATCGACTGAGAGTGGGGCAGACCTTATGACATCGTTTCGCCATACTTTTCAAGAAGATGGTGAGAAACTTTCTGCTTTCTTGTATCGCCTGGACAAGCTTCTCCACCGTGCTCTTTTGAGAGGAGGGATTGAAGCTGCAGGCCTGAATCGTGCACGTCTGGAGCAGTTGTTCAAGGGTGCTCTCACCACTGACATTGTGGCTTTACGTGTGCGacttctgcacatttttcaagctcCGCCTTCTTTTTCACAGTTAATGCGAAATGTGAGAGAGGAAGAGCAGTGGGTAAGTGCAAGGGAGAGTGCAAAGGTTTCTGTGGCCTCATCTACATTTCGCCAGGTTCCTGTGACTGCTGCTGTCACTCTTCCTCATGTGCCTGTTACTCCCCTAACGTCTGAGGTTGACAGTCTGAGGAAAGAGGTCAAGGAGCTGACGTCTTTAGTaactaaacttttgactgctactactGTGGCtcctgaaaatcctcaagtctcacAGTTTGGCGTAAGCCACAGCACAGAAACCACTGCCCCAGCTGTTCCCACAAGGGCTGTTTCTTCGAACCTGCCGAAGTCTACGGCATCCTCTTCTGTTCCTGCCATTTTTTGTTACAAGTGTGGAGAAGACGGCCACACCAAGCGAGAGTGCACACGTCCTGAGAACTTGAGGGTAGTGAATCAGAAGCTGCTTAAGAGGGTCACGCAGCAGGGAAACTTCCCTGGAGCTCAGTGA